The DNA window GCCTCCTCCGCGCCGAGTCCCGCCATCGAGCGGGCCATGCCGCGACTGATGCTGCTGCCGAACTCGACCCCAGCCACACTGCCGCCCTTCGGATCGTCTGTCAGGACCACGAGCGTCTTCAGTGCGTCGTCGAGGTGTCCCGCGGGCACCGGCAGCGCCGCAGGGCGTCCATTCATGCTCCCCGTTCGCTCGAAATAACCGACGCCGGTCTCGTACAGGCGCACCCGCTTGAGGGGCAACGTGGCGGGCTCCGCCAGCGCAACCTGCGCGGCTCCGAGCACCAAACAAGCAGAAATGAAAGCAGAACGCGGCCTCAGCATGCGTCTCCTCCTGACGGGTTCGAAAAGGAGCCGACGCTCCGAATGGAACCCCAGACACCGCTTCGAGCCGAGGGTTCCGGGCCGCACCAATGAAACGAGCGCGCCGTGCTCCGCGACCCGGCAATCGAAGCCAGAAGAGCGGCGAAGAGCGCCCACATCCCCGCGCCTGCGCGGCGCGGACTTCGACGGGCGTCTGTGACCAAGGTTGGCGGCGGGTGGCCCGCGCGCAGTGCTTGCGCGGTGCGGTTCGGAGCAAGGCACAGGCACGAATGAAACGCGCGGGCGCGACGACGAGAGCGGCTCGCCCCGTCGTGGCGCTCTGGTATACAAACCTAGAAATGAGCGACTCCCTCGATGATCTCGGCGGCGCGAAGGTGATCCAGACCCGCAAAGCCGGCGTCTGGCTCTTGCATAACCCCTCGACGAACCAGGGCACGGCGTACGGCCGCGCTCAGCGGGACGACCTCCGCGTGAGAGGCATGGTCCCGTACAAAGTCACGAGCCTCGAAGAGCAAGCGGAGCTCGCGATCGCGCAGATCCGCGCCAAGACTTCGCCGCTGGAGCAGTACATCGGGCTCGCCAGCCTTCAAGATCGCAACGAGGTGCTCTTTTATCGCGTGCTGGTCGACCACGTCGCTGAGCTGATGCCCATCGTCTACACCCCCACGGTGGGTGAGGCGTGCCAAAAATTCAGCCACATCTACCGCAGCGCGCGCGGCCTCTGGATCACCCCCGACGACGTCGACGAGATCCCGCGGGTGCTCCGGAACTCACCGTTCAAAGACATCCGATTGATCGTCGCCACCGACAACGAGCGCATTCTGGGGCTCGGCGACCAAGGCTGCGGCGGCATGGGAAACCCCATCGGCAAGCTCGCACTCTACGTCGCCGGCACCGTCATCCATCCTTCCAAGTGCCTACCCGTGAGTCTCGACGTCGGCACGGACAACGCGACCCTCCGCGGCGACCCGCTCTACCTCGGCTACCCCAAAAAACGCCTGCGTGGCCCGGAGTACGACGACTTCATCGAGGCCTTCGTGCGGGCAGTGCGCGAGGTCTTTCCGCGCGCCATCTTGCAGTGGGAAGACTTCCACAAGGATCGCGCGTTCACGCTGCTCGAGCGCTACCGGCACCGCATCGTCTCCTTCAACGACGACATTCAAGGCACCGCCAGCGTGACGGTGGCTGGCATCCTGGCCTCCCTGCGCATCACGAAACAGCGCATGGCCGCTCAACGAGTGGTCTTCATGGGGGCGGGCGCCGCATGCACGGGTATCGCACGGCTGTGCGCCCTGGCGATGCGCGCCGACGGCGCGGACGACGCGACGATTCGCCGGGCGCTGGTCGCCTTCGACAGCGGAGGCCTGCTGCACGACGGGCGCAACATCGACGAACCGCACAAACACGAGCTGGCGATATCTCGTGAAGCACTCCTGAGCCACGGGCTCGACCCGAGCACCGAGCTTTCACCCGTCGATGTCATCCAGAAGCTGAGGCCGACGATCTTGGTGGGCGCCTCCGCCCGCGCCGGCACGTTCACCCGCGAGATGCTCGAGGCGATGGCAGCGCACGTCGAGCGGCCGCTGGTCTTGCCACTGAGCAACCCCACCAGCAAGGCGGAGTGTACGCCGACGCAAGCCCTGGAATGGACGAGCGGCCGCGCGATCGTGGCCACCGGCAGCCCCTTCGACGACGTGGAGAGCGGTGGGCGCCGTCACGTGGTCGGCCAGGCCAACAACGTCTTCATCTTCCCGGGGGTCGGTCTCGGCGCCGCCATCGCCGAGGCCCGGGAGGTGACGACCGAGATGTTCCACATCGCTTCTGCCACCCTGGCGCGCTCGGTGACCGAGGAGCGCCTCGCCCAGAACGCGATCTTCCCCCACCAGAGCGAGCTGCGCCGGGTCAGCTTCGAGATCGCGTGCGCCGTCGTGCGTTACGCGAGCGACAACAACCTCGGCCGGCGCATCCATCCGGAGGACGTCGAGGCCACGGTGCGTCGGGTGGTGTGGGATCCGGGCTACGCGCCCGTCGTCCACTCCGACGACGCGCCGCTGAGCCGCGTGTACTGAGCCGCCTCGATTAGCGCCCTGCGAACGCAAAGGGAGGCGCTCGTTTCGCCGCGCCGCGCCCCATGACCGGCCGCTCACCCACGGACCAATCCGGCAGCAATCACCTCCGCCGCACAACATTGGGCTGGCGGCGAGGGGCCTCGCGGCGTATCCGGTTCGCCGCCCGAGCCATTCTCGCCAATGTCCCACGTCAATCACAAACTATCCGGTTCCATCGAGGGGGCCCTTGCGGGGGGTGGTGATCCCGCAACCTCGCCGCTCTACGTCTTCGGCCCGTACCTGAACCTGCTGGTCGCGTCGGGAGTGGCCTCGGTGGTCTTCGGGTCAGCCATCTGGTTGGCCGTGCTGACCGTCGTGACCGTGTCGCTCATGTATCGGCTGGTCATGCGCTGGGTCACCGATGGCAGCGGTGGCAGCGGCTTGAACGAGGAAGAGTTCGGCAGCTGGGCCGTGCTCATCAACGCCGGCATCACCATCATCGAGTACACGCTGACCTTCCTGGTGAGCATCGCGGCGCTGGTCACGTTCCTGGCCGACCGCTTCCCGGTCTTCAACACCTCCGTCTTCGGGCTGCCCGCACGAACGGTCGCCGCAATCGTCGCGACGTTGTTGATCGGTTTTGCGGTGAACCTGGGTCCGAAGGTCGCCGCGCGCACGTTCGGACCGGCCACAGCCGCCATCCTGGTGCTCTTGTGGGCGATGATCATCGCAACGATTGCCAGGTTCGGGATCCGCCTCCCGACCCTGGACTGGGCGGCCTTTGCTCCGGCAAATATCCACATCACTCTGGGTGGGTACGCGCGGATCCTGGCCCTGATGACCGGGATCGAGATCTTCGCCAATCTGGTCGCGGCCTACGAGGGGCCGGCCAAGGAGCGTTCGCGCAAGGCCTTCGGCAGCCTGCTCATCATCATGGGCACGACCTCGTTGACGATGCTGGTGGTGGGGCCCGCCATCTTCGAGCTTGCCGATCCCTCGAAACACGAGGTGTCCGTCTTCACCCAGACGATGGACAAACTCCTGCCCGCACCGCTGCCCTACATCGGCACGCTGATCGGCGTCGCGGTGCTCCTGTCCGCCGCGGCCGCAGCCGCCCAGGGCATCCAGAACCTGAGTCTCGGGCTGCGCTTCCGGCACTACATTCCGGCCTGGCTCGGCTCCAAGAACCGCTACGGCGTCGCCGCTGCGCCCGTCTGGTTGCAGGTCGGCCTGTGCCTCGTGTGCTTCGTGCTGTTCGGCACTCACGAGGAGACCTACCTCGCCCTCTACGCCGCCGGCGTGTTCATCCTGCTCAGCCTGACGGGCTGGGCTGCGGTCAAGCGCCTGGTCCGAGAAAATCGCATCAAGCTCACTCTGCCCGGCGCCGCGGCCATTGGCGGCACCGGGCTCGCCGCGCTCATGACCACCGGCGCGACTCTGGTGATCTTCGAAGAACGCTTCATGGACGGCGCCTGGATGTACGTGGTGCTCGTGCCGATCTTCTACGTCGTGCTCGGCCGTTTTCGGAAGCGGCTCGGCGCGCCGCTCAAGGTCGAAGAGCGCTTCGGACAGGTCATCGCCGCGAGCAACCTCTCTCCCGCCGCGGGTGAAGCGCTCTATCCGGGTGTCACCTACGAGAACATCCTGGTTCCGCTCGATCTGACCCCGTCCGCGGAGCTGAGCCTGGCGCAAGCCCAGACGATGGCCCGCAACTACACTGGCAAGATCCGCTTGATGTACGTCGTGCCGCCCGACGCGGCGAACGTCGGCGAGAATCAGCGCGCCGCAGAGGAATACCTGGGAGACGTCGCCGAGGATCTCGGCATGGGCGGCTACAACTCCGAGCAGGTGATTCGGGCCGGAGTGCCGGCGGAGCAGATCGGCATCGATGCCGCTTCGGGTCAGGTCGATCTGGTCGTCATGAGCATCCACGCCCGCGCGATGGTTCGACGCTGGGTGCTGCCCAGCGTCACGACCGCTGTGATCCATCAGACCACCGCGCCGGTGCTGGTCATCCGTCCCACGGACGAGTGGGGGAGCACACGGACCCGTTTCCGCCACCTCCTGGTAGCGCTGGACGGTTCGGCGGTGTCAGAAGAGGTCTTGCCGCATGTTCACGCCATCGCCTCGGGCTTTGGCAGTGCGGTGACCCTCCTGACGGTGGTCGAAGGCTCGGAGTCGGACAACTTCATCGACACCATCACCAAGTACCTATCCGGTGTGTGTGACGGGCTTTCGTTGAAGGGTGTCACAGCGCACCCATGCGTCGCCCACGCCTCGCCAACTCAGGCAATCCTGGATACCGCGGCCGAAAAGCAATGTGATCTGATCATGATGGTCACTCACGGCCGTGGCGGGGTCGAACGCTTGCAGAAGGTCAAGGTGGGCAGCGTCGCGGAAGCCGTGCTGCAGAAGGCGCCGTGTCCGGTCTTTCTCGTCTCCGCTGGAGCGGGACCGTTGGTCCGCACGAAAGATAGCAGCGAGGCCGCGTAGCGCGACCCGCCCCACACCGCGTTCGGCTGCTCGGGCCCGCTGGGCGGCGCACCGGCGCTGGTGGTGCGTGCGCGCCAACAAAGACGATTGGTTCCCGACGTTTGGCAGGCAGGGCCGCGCGGATCGTCTCAGCTGACGAACCCCAAACAAGGGCAGGCCACCATGTCACAGATCAAATTGTTCGGTTTCGCTCCCAGCACCTACGTCCGTACGGCCCGCATGACGTGCGCCGAGGTCGGAGAAACGCACGATCTCCAACCGCTGGAGTTCAAACAGCCGTCCCATCTGGCGCTGCACCCGTTTGGCAAGATGCCAGTGCTCGAGCACGAAGGCCTGGTGCTGTTCGAGACGCTCGCCATCACCAGCTACCTCGACGACACCTTCGGCAACGGACAACTGCAGCCGAAAGACGCAAAACAGCGAGCCAAGATGCTGCAGTGGGTCAGCGCTTGCATAGACTACATCTACCCGGACGTCGTGACCCCGTTTCACGAGACCGCCAGCGGCGAGCTCCGAGAAAAGGCCCGCGCTCACTTGAGCGCCATGGACAAAGCCCTCGACCAGTCGGCCTTTCTGGCCGGCGACACGCTCAGCTTGGCCGATCTCTTTGCCTATCCAATGGTCGAATACTGCGCGGCGAAGGCCGGCGCCGAGGTGGGACAAGGCATGGACAATCTCGCCCGTTGGCGCGCTGCGATTGCGAAACGCGAGAGCGCGCGGGAGACTTCGGCGTGATGAATGCCGCGAGCAATCCCATCGACCAAGAATTGCTCGGCGCTGCGCAGCGTGGGGACCGACGTGCCTTCGACCGTTTGTTCGCGGAGCACGTCCCCAAGCTGCGCGGCGTAGTTCGGCGTTTGGTCGGCCATCCCGACCACGTCGACGACCTCTCTCAGCAGGCGCTGCTGAAGGCGTACGAGAACATCTCCGGTTTCCGCGGCGAAGCCGCGCCGAGCACCTGGTTGTGTTCCATCGGCACCCGCCTGGCGCTCGACCACCTACGCGCGCGCAAACGCTGGCGTGAGAAAGCCCAGGTCATCTTCGCCAGCCGCTGCCTGGAGGACGAAACCATGGGCGGCGAAGTGGGCCAGGCCCTGGGCAGTCCCGCTTACTCGTACGACGTACGGGAGCACATTGCATATTGCTTCACCTGCGTGGGACGCACGCTCGAGCCGGAAGCTCAAGCCGCCCTGGTCCTGCGCGACGTCATGGACCTCTCCAACGACGAAGCGGCGAAGGCGCTGGAGATCAGCACCTCGGTGCTCCGGCATCACCTGGCGTCGGCTCGTGAGCAAATGCAGCACAGCTACGAAGGCCTGTGTGCGCTCGTGAACAAACAGGGCGCATGTTGGCAGTGCGCGGGGCTGCGCGAGGTCTCGCCGCCAGGCAAACAAGGCGAGCCTGCACCGGACACTCTGCTCTGGCCACGCCGACTCGAGATCGTTCGCGAGGCAGCCTTGGGCACCGGCATGACCGCCGCGCTCCACGAGGTCTTCTTTCGCCGCACGGAGGAGCAGGAAGAAGCGCGCATGGGTGACGAATCTGCGAGCACCAACTGCGGTCGCCCGAACAGCGGGTAGGACTCGCTGGCAGCGCCGGCGACGCGGGCGCGAAAAGCAGAGCCCTGGCGCCGCCCGCCACCGCTTCGGCCCTTCCCCAGCCGCCGCCACCACGGCATGCTGCCGGTCATGGCAGTCGTCACCGTGGTCGGGGCGGGCATGATGGGCACCGCCCTTTGTTTGCCGCTCTTCGACGCGGGGCACGACGTACGATTGGTCGGTACGCACCTCGATCGCGAGATCATCGAGAGCCTGCGGGCACGGGGCCACCACCCGAAGCTCGCATTCGACGTGCCTCGGGCGATCCGCCCATTCTTTCTGGAAGAGCTCGCCGAAGCCCTGCGCGACGTGGACATCATTGGTGTCGGGGTCAGCTCGGCGGGCGTGCGCTGGGCGGGGGACCAGCTCGCTCCCTTCGTGCGGGCAGAGGTCCCGGTCGTGATGATCAGCAAAGGCCTCGAGTGGTCGGGCAGCTCCCTCGATGTTCTGCCCGACGTGCTCGAGGGCTGCTTGGCACCGGAACTGCGCGGCAAGATCAGCCCGGCGGCCATTGCAGGGCCATGCATCGCCGGAGAGCTGGCTCGGCGCGTCGAGACCTGCGTCGTCGTGACCGGGCGCGACCGCGCAAAGCTCGACCGGCTCTGCCAAGCGCTGACCACGCCGTACTACCACCCGTTCGCCAGCTCCGACGTCATCGGCGTCGAGGTCTCCGCAGCGCTCAAGAACGCATACGCGATGGGCATCGCCTTCGCGCTCGGGATCCACGAGCGGAACGGCGGCGCGGCTGGCAGCATCGCGCTCCACAACTACGAAGCCGCGGTCTTTGCCCAGGCGGTCGGCGAGATGCGATGCGTAATCCGGGCGCTGTCGGGTGATCC is part of the Myxococcales bacterium genome and encodes:
- a CDS encoding NAD-dependent malic enzyme; its protein translation is MSDSLDDLGGAKVIQTRKAGVWLLHNPSTNQGTAYGRAQRDDLRVRGMVPYKVTSLEEQAELAIAQIRAKTSPLEQYIGLASLQDRNEVLFYRVLVDHVAELMPIVYTPTVGEACQKFSHIYRSARGLWITPDDVDEIPRVLRNSPFKDIRLIVATDNERILGLGDQGCGGMGNPIGKLALYVAGTVIHPSKCLPVSLDVGTDNATLRGDPLYLGYPKKRLRGPEYDDFIEAFVRAVREVFPRAILQWEDFHKDRAFTLLERYRHRIVSFNDDIQGTASVTVAGILASLRITKQRMAAQRVVFMGAGAACTGIARLCALAMRADGADDATIRRALVAFDSGGLLHDGRNIDEPHKHELAISREALLSHGLDPSTELSPVDVIQKLRPTILVGASARAGTFTREMLEAMAAHVERPLVLPLSNPTSKAECTPTQALEWTSGRAIVATGSPFDDVESGGRRHVVGQANNVFIFPGVGLGAAIAEAREVTTEMFHIASATLARSVTEERLAQNAIFPHQSELRRVSFEIACAVVRYASDNNLGRRIHPEDVEATVRRVVWDPGYAPVVHSDDAPLSRVY
- a CDS encoding universal stress protein, with the translated sequence MSHVNHKLSGSIEGALAGGGDPATSPLYVFGPYLNLLVASGVASVVFGSAIWLAVLTVVTVSLMYRLVMRWVTDGSGGSGLNEEEFGSWAVLINAGITIIEYTLTFLVSIAALVTFLADRFPVFNTSVFGLPARTVAAIVATLLIGFAVNLGPKVAARTFGPATAAILVLLWAMIIATIARFGIRLPTLDWAAFAPANIHITLGGYARILALMTGIEIFANLVAAYEGPAKERSRKAFGSLLIIMGTTSLTMLVVGPAIFELADPSKHEVSVFTQTMDKLLPAPLPYIGTLIGVAVLLSAAAAAAQGIQNLSLGLRFRHYIPAWLGSKNRYGVAAAPVWLQVGLCLVCFVLFGTHEETYLALYAAGVFILLSLTGWAAVKRLVRENRIKLTLPGAAAIGGTGLAALMTTGATLVIFEERFMDGAWMYVVLVPIFYVVLGRFRKRLGAPLKVEERFGQVIAASNLSPAAGEALYPGVTYENILVPLDLTPSAELSLAQAQTMARNYTGKIRLMYVVPPDAANVGENQRAAEEYLGDVAEDLGMGGYNSEQVIRAGVPAEQIGIDAASGQVDLVVMSIHARAMVRRWVLPSVTTAVIHQTTAPVLVIRPTDEWGSTRTRFRHLLVALDGSAVSEEVLPHVHAIASGFGSAVTLLTVVEGSESDNFIDTITKYLSGVCDGLSLKGVTAHPCVAHASPTQAILDTAAEKQCDLIMMVTHGRGGVERLQKVKVGSVAEAVLQKAPCPVFLVSAGAGPLVRTKDSSEAA
- a CDS encoding glutathione S-transferase family protein encodes the protein MSQIKLFGFAPSTYVRTARMTCAEVGETHDLQPLEFKQPSHLALHPFGKMPVLEHEGLVLFETLAITSYLDDTFGNGQLQPKDAKQRAKMLQWVSACIDYIYPDVVTPFHETASGELREKARAHLSAMDKALDQSAFLAGDTLSLADLFAYPMVEYCAAKAGAEVGQGMDNLARWRAAIAKRESARETSA
- a CDS encoding RNA polymerase sigma factor → MNAASNPIDQELLGAAQRGDRRAFDRLFAEHVPKLRGVVRRLVGHPDHVDDLSQQALLKAYENISGFRGEAAPSTWLCSIGTRLALDHLRARKRWREKAQVIFASRCLEDETMGGEVGQALGSPAYSYDVREHIAYCFTCVGRTLEPEAQAALVLRDVMDLSNDEAAKALEISTSVLRHHLASAREQMQHSYEGLCALVNKQGACWQCAGLREVSPPGKQGEPAPDTLLWPRRLEIVREAALGTGMTAALHEVFFRRTEEQEEARMGDESASTNCGRPNSG
- a CDS encoding glycerol-3-phosphate dehydrogenase — translated: MAVVTVVGAGMMGTALCLPLFDAGHDVRLVGTHLDREIIESLRARGHHPKLAFDVPRAIRPFFLEELAEALRDVDIIGVGVSSAGVRWAGDQLAPFVRAEVPVVMISKGLEWSGSSLDVLPDVLEGCLAPELRGKISPAAIAGPCIAGELARRVETCVVVTGRDRAKLDRLCQALTTPYYHPFASSDVIGVEVSAALKNAYAMGIAFALGIHERNGGAAGSIALHNYEAAVFAQAVGEMRCVIRALSGDPDTASGLAGVGDLDVTTNGGRTGRFGKLLGAGLSVAEAVDRMQGATLECLDILKSMRAALPMLRSRGSLHVDSVPLLEHMAEVALDGRPVDMPFARFFRS